The nucleotide sequence ATCGATCCAAAAAGACCCTCCCTCATGAGTAAAAAACGCCTAATCACCTCTGCGCTCCCCTACGTCAATAACGAACCACATCTCGGCAACCTCATTGGCTGTGTTTTATCCGCCGACTGCTTTGCTCGATTCTCTCGCATGCGTAATTACGAGACTTTATATATATGTGGCACCGATGAATATGGAACTGCGACAGAGACAAAAGCGACTCAAGAAGGTTTAAGTCCAAGAGAAATATGCGATAAGTACCACGAAATTCATAAAAATATCTACCAACACTTTAATATCAGCTTCGATGCCTTTGGCAGGACTTCTACAGAAACTCATACGAAAACTGTTCAAGAAATATTTAAGCAAGTCGCTAAAAATGATCGCTTAAAAACCGTAGAAAATGAACAGTTCTACAGTGAAAACATGGATAAATTCCTAGCAGATAGACTTATCAACGGTACTTGCCCTAAGTGTGGGTATGATGACGCCCGCGGCGACCAATGCGATGGTTGCGGTGCACTACTTACTCCCACTGAACTGATTGACCCCAAATGCAGTGTTGATAAATGCACTCCCGTTTTGCGTAAAACTAAACACCTACACCTTGACCTCCCTAGCCTCAGCAATGACCTCGAAGCATGGCAGAACCATTCAATCGAATCAGGCCACTGGCCCAATAATGCCGATACAACAACACGCTCGTGGATGAAACGAGGTCTTGAGTCCCGCGCCATCACACGCGACCTCAAATGGGGCGTCCCTGTCCCATACGAAGGTTTCACTAATAAAGTATTTTACGTTTGGTTTGATGCCCCTATTGGCTACGTCTCCATTACCCGCGAAGCCTTTCCTGAAACATGGCAAAATTGGTGGCACGATCCCGAAAACACTGAGCTTTTTCAATTCATGGCAAAAGATAACATCCCTTTTCACTCAGTAATTTTTCCTGCCACCCAAATAGCCTCAGGTGGCAAATGGACTATGTGTCATCACCTAGCCTCTACTGAATACCTGAACTACGAAGATACTAAATTCTCAAAATCACGTCATATCGGTGTCTTCGGCTCTGACGTCATCGCCTCTGGCATTGACGTTGATCTCTGGCGCTTTTATCTGCTTGCTATTCGCCCAGAAAAACAAGATTCTGCGTTTACTTGGCAAGATTTTTTTGATAAGGTCAACAATGAGTTTTTAGATAATATCGGAAACCTCGTTAATCGCTCACTTGTTTATGCAAACAAAAATTTCTCTGGCCCCATTAAACTAAGCCCTTATACCGATGTACAAAGTGAGTTTATTGGCAAAGCACAAGACTTAATAAAAGATATCACTAAAGCCTACGAAGCCTGCTCATTCCGCGAAGCTATCAGGCTAATTTTATCTTTGGGAAAACTCGGCAATAAGTTTTTCCAAGACGAGGAACCTTGGGTGAAAATGAAAGATGGCAAAGAAGACGAAGTACGCGCATCCATAAACATCCTCGTTCATTTGATTTGTGATATCTCTATCCTTCTCTATCCCGTTATACCCGAAACCTCGAAACGCATTCAGAGTTTCATCAATGTCGAAGATCAATCTTGGTCTAGCTTAGGTGATTTTACTAGACTCGTAGGCAAAGAAGTAAATAAACCGAGTATCCTATTTCCTAAACTCGATACTAAGCGCATCGAAAAATTACGCAGCAAATTTTCTGGTGAATCTGACCCCTTTGAGCTTGTCGACCTACGTGTAGGTCGCATCAACAAAGTGGAACTCCACCCCGAAGCTGATCATCTCTATGTTTTGAAAATTGATCTTGGCGAAGAAAAAGAAAGAACCATTTGTTCAGGCCTCGCCAAACAAATTGACGCCGATAGCTTATTAAATAAGCATGTTGCAGTCGTTGCAAATTTAGTGCCTGCAGAATTACGCGGCATCGCCTCTGAAGGAATGGTACTCTCTGTTGCCAAGAAAAAGAAACTCGAAGTCTTGGATGCTGGACAAATCACTCCTGGTTCTTGCATCCTTCGCAAAGACGAAAAAGAGCACGCCAAGGCTGAGATAATTATAGATCAATTCAAAGAAGTCAGCTTACGAGTCAAAGATGGAATCGCTGTCTGCGATGGAGAAGCTTTGTTCGCCGACGAGCAAGAGCTTAAGACAATAGACATCTTAAATGGCAAGCTAGCCTAATATCATCTCCCGCTGAAAAGCGGGGGACTTTTTATGTGGATTTACCTTGGTCTCTTATCTGCCCTATTCCTGGGAATATATAATATATGTAAAAAACACAGCGTCAGTAACAACGCTGTGTTACCTGTTCTCTGCCTATCTACATTTACAAGTTTCCTCGTCTCCAGCCCCCTATTAATTGCCTCTCGGCTCGAGCTAGAATATATTAGACACTCTACTTTTTATATACCGAGCTTAAGTATTGAACTACACTTATTGATTTTTATTAAATCTGCTATCATCTCCAGCTCATGGCTACTCGCATTCCACGCCCTCAAACACCTTCCCCTAACTATTGTCGCACCCATTCGTTCGGCAGGACCTTTTTTCACCCTTATTGGCGCCGTCTTCCTCTTTCAAGAACGCCCTAATCCAAAACAATGGCTAGGACTTATCATCGTCCTCTTATCTGTTTTCCTGTATTCTTACGTAGGAAAAAAAGAAGGTATTCAATTTAGAAAAAATAAATGGATTCACGCCATTATCTTAGCCACCTTGCTAGGCTCCTCTAGTGGACTTTATGATAAATTCCTTATCCAAGACCATCAGCTTAATGCTCAAAGTGTTCTTACTTGGTTCTCTTTCTACTCCTGCCTGATCTTCACTAGTATTTTCTTTATCATAAGAAAGCCACAAACACCCCATGATTTCAGATGGCGCTGGAGCATCCCCGCTGTGGGCGTTTTATATGTTTAGCCGATTTCTGTTATTTCCGTGCCTTACAAGATCCTCAGGCACTCATCATTCTGCTTTCGGCAGTAAAACGAAGTCAAATTTTGATCACAGTAATTTTAGGAGGGCTCATTTTTAAAGAAAAAA is from Lentisphaera profundi and encodes:
- the metG gene encoding methionine--tRNA ligase — translated: MSKKRLITSALPYVNNEPHLGNLIGCVLSADCFARFSRMRNYETLYICGTDEYGTATETKATQEGLSPREICDKYHEIHKNIYQHFNISFDAFGRTSTETHTKTVQEIFKQVAKNDRLKTVENEQFYSENMDKFLADRLINGTCPKCGYDDARGDQCDGCGALLTPTELIDPKCSVDKCTPVLRKTKHLHLDLPSLSNDLEAWQNHSIESGHWPNNADTTTRSWMKRGLESRAITRDLKWGVPVPYEGFTNKVFYVWFDAPIGYVSITREAFPETWQNWWHDPENTELFQFMAKDNIPFHSVIFPATQIASGGKWTMCHHLASTEYLNYEDTKFSKSRHIGVFGSDVIASGIDVDLWRFYLLAIRPEKQDSAFTWQDFFDKVNNEFLDNIGNLVNRSLVYANKNFSGPIKLSPYTDVQSEFIGKAQDLIKDITKAYEACSFREAIRLILSLGKLGNKFFQDEEPWVKMKDGKEDEVRASINILVHLICDISILLYPVIPETSKRIQSFINVEDQSWSSLGDFTRLVGKEVNKPSILFPKLDTKRIEKLRSKFSGESDPFELVDLRVGRINKVELHPEADHLYVLKIDLGEEKERTICSGLAKQIDADSLLNKHVAVVANLVPAELRGIASEGMVLSVAKKKKLEVLDAGQITPGSCILRKDEKEHAKAEIIIDQFKEVSLRVKDGIAVCDGEALFADEQELKTIDILNGKLA
- a CDS encoding EamA family transporter, producing MWIYLGLLSALFLGIYNICKKHSVSNNAVLPVLCLSTFTSFLVSSPLLIASRLELEYIRHSTFYIPSLSIELHLLIFIKSAIISSSWLLAFHALKHLPLTIVAPIRSAGPFFTLIGAVFLFQERPNPKQWLGLIIVLLSVFLYSYVGKKEGIQFRKNKWIHAIILATLLGSSSGLYDKFLIQDHQLNAQSVLTWFSFYSCLIFTSIFFIIRKPQTPHDFRWRWSIPAVGVLYV